Proteins from one Chloroflexota bacterium genomic window:
- a CDS encoding tyrosine-type recombinase/integrase: MPPRQLAFWPEQLAPQPAAATSQTVEATEVFLRARDIKNSTREHYRETFRRLAAFSPALPATALDLEVFLAAQHVAPHTRDGYYRDLHAFYAWAARRLHVPDAAQDLTRTRLARPLPKVLTRTEVVALLRRTTDRRDRAIIAFALDTGARLHELAGVRRSDIDITADLDKDPHHEVRLRGSHHTPDDWRSKTGPRIVPLSQPAAALLTGIGDGDHLWISRARRTAGQPLTNTGIQTIIKRATHAALGRPIGPHTLRHTFATLYLRAGGDLESLRRILGHSDVATTLIYLHLVTADLAEKHARFTPLANWEREEVNK, translated from the coding sequence GTGCCCCCACGGCAACTCGCATTCTGGCCGGAGCAGCTCGCGCCGCAGCCAGCCGCCGCCACCTCACAGACCGTCGAGGCAACGGAAGTGTTCCTCCGAGCACGCGACATCAAGAACTCAACACGCGAGCATTACCGCGAGACATTCCGCCGCCTGGCCGCATTCTCGCCGGCGCTGCCAGCAACCGCACTCGACCTCGAGGTATTCCTGGCGGCGCAGCACGTCGCGCCACACACCCGCGACGGCTATTACCGCGACCTACACGCCTTCTACGCCTGGGCAGCCCGCCGCTTGCACGTGCCGGACGCCGCCCAAGACCTGACGCGAACACGCCTGGCACGGCCGCTGCCAAAGGTCCTCACACGCACCGAAGTAGTGGCATTACTGAGACGCACCACCGACAGACGCGACCGCGCAATTATCGCATTCGCACTCGACACCGGGGCGCGATTGCACGAACTCGCAGGCGTACGGCGCTCAGACATCGACATCACCGCCGACCTCGACAAGGACCCGCACCACGAAGTGCGACTACGCGGATCACACCACACACCGGACGACTGGCGCAGCAAGACCGGGCCGCGAATCGTGCCACTGAGCCAACCAGCCGCCGCATTACTCACAGGGATAGGCGACGGCGACCACCTATGGATCTCACGCGCCCGGCGCACCGCCGGCCAACCACTCACAAACACAGGCATACAAACAATCATCAAACGCGCCACACACGCAGCACTCGGCCGGCCAATCGGGCCGCACACATTACGCCACACATTCGCCACGCTCTACCTACGCGCAGGGGGCGACCTCGAAAGCCTACGCCGCATCCTGGGACACAGCGACGTAGCGACGACACTGATCTACCTACACCTAGTCACAGCCGACCTCGCCGAAAAGCACGCGCGATTCACC